From the Ciconia boyciana chromosome 6, ASM3463844v1, whole genome shotgun sequence genome, the window CCAGCGCCGTGTCCCCACAGCTTCGTAGCTGGCGTCATTCACCCGTGGCGGGTGAGCGCCTTCGAGCGGCTGCTGTGGCGCGCCTGCCGCGGCTACCTGGTGGCCAGCTTCGTGGAGATGCCCGAGCCCATGGAGGACCCGGCCACGGTGAGCGGGGCGCCGGtgtgggggctggcagggaagggggacCAGGACAGCCGGGGCTGACGCGGGCTATGCTGTCCCCAGGGCGAGAGCATCACCTGGGTCATCTTCCTCATCTCCTACTGGGGCGAGCAGATCGGGCAGAAGATCCGCAAGATCTCGGACTGGTGAGCCAGCGGCCCTGCACCACGCATCCGGCCACGCAGAGGTTTATTTAGCGAGACGCGCTCCGGACCCCCCCATGGGGACGGGCTGGGGAGCCCTGGCACCCCCCGACGCGTCGTCGTCTGTCTGTCCCAGCTTCCACTGCCACGTGTACCCCTACCCGGAGAGCGAGGCCAGCCGGGCGGACACCATGAGCGGGCTGCACAGCCAGATCCAGGACCTCAGCGTGGTGAGCTGGGCACCTcagaggggactggggggggtcaccccaggaccccccggTCCCTGACCTGCGCTGGGCACCCGCAGGTGCTGGAGGAGACGGAGCAGTACCTGGCGCAGGTGCTGGACAAGGTGGTGCTGGCGCTGCCCACCTGGCGGGTGCAGATACAGAAGATGAAGGCTATCTACCTCATCCTCAACCAGTGCAGCTTTGATGTCACCGAGAAGTGCCTCATCGCCGAGGTCTGGTGCCCCGTGCGGGACCTCACCCAAGTGCAGGAAGCCCTGCGCCAGGGATCGGTGGGTTGCTTGGTGTCCCCGTGTCCTTGTGCCAGGGGTTGCTtggtgtccccgtgtcctcgTGCCAGGGGTTGcttggtgtccccatgtccttgtGCTAGGGGTTGCTTGGTGTCGCCATGTTCTCATGCCAGGGGTTGCTtggtgtccccgtgtcctcgTGCCAGGGGTTGCTTGGTGTCCCCGTGTTCTCATGCCAGGGGTTGCTTGGTGTCCCCGTGTTCTCATGCCAGGGGTTGcttggtgtccccatgtcctcgtGCCAGGGATTGTTTGGTGTCGCCATGTTCTCATGCCAGGGGTTGTTTGGTGTCCCCACGTCCTCGTGCCAGAGGTCCCTTGGTGACCCCATGTCCTCCTGCCATGGTGGGGTGGGTGCCGGGCAGGGGGGTGCCATGGGTCAGGTGCCGGCTGCTCTCCCCGCAGTACAAGAGCGGCTCGAGCGTGGAGTGCTTCGTGCAGCGCATCCCCACCTCAGAGAGCCCCCCCACCCTCATCCGCACCAACAAGTTCACCGCTGGCTTCCAGAGCATCGTGGACGCTTATGGGGTGGCCAGCTACCAGGAGGTGAACCCTGGTAAGGCCCCCCCGACCCCCTACCACGGctcagggctgggggtgggggcccGCGTGACATGGTCCCTGTGCCGCCGCAGCGCCCTACGCCATCATCACCTTCCCCTTCATCTTCGCCATCATGTTTGGGGACGTGGGGCACGGGCTGCTCATGTTCCTCTTCGCTCTCTGGATGGTGCTGTACGAGaacagccccagcctgcagcaggccAGCAACGAGGTGAGGGGGACGCGGTGTGGGGCCAGGCTTGGAGGTGTGGGACATGGCTGGGGGCGTGGGATGGGCTTGGAGGCGTGGGATGGGCTTGGTGGTATGGGATGGGGCTGGTGGTGTGGGACAGGGACAGTATGGGGCAGGGGTGGTGGTGTGGGAGGGGGtcggtgtggggcaggggaggtggtgTGGGACGTGGGAGCCATGTTTGCCCCCACCAGATCTGGCTGACGTTCTTTGAGGGACGCTACCTCATCCTGCTCATGGGGGCCTTCTCCATCTACACCGGCTTCATCTACAATGAGTGCTTCAGCAAAGCCACCGTCATCTTCCCCTCTGCCTGGAGCGTGGCCACCATGGCCAACCACTCCTCCTGGAGGTGGGACTCCCAACCCCCCTGTGACCCCCCCAGGTCCCTTCCTGCACTGACACCCCCTCGCTCTGCCCACAGCTCTGACTACCTCGCCACCCACCCGTCCCTCACCCTGGACCCCAATGTCACCGGCGTCTTCCAAGGGCCCTATCCTTTCGGGATCGACCCAGTGAGTGTCCTGTGAGGGAGAGGATGGGGTGGGACCCTCGGTGGGGTGGCCCAGAGTCTCACCCACCTTGTCCATGACAGATATGGAGCTTGGCCACCAACCACCTCAACTTCCTCAACTCCTTCAAGATGAAGATGTCCGTCGTGCTGGGCATCGTGCACATGGGCTTTGGTGTCCTGCTGGGGGTCTTCAACCACGTGTGAGTCCCCATGGCTGCGCCCCTGGGCTCTGGCCACCCATGCTCATGCTAAGGGGACCAGGGCTGGACTCACCCAGTTGGGGTGGGCAAGCGGGGTCCTGTACCCCTACATCTGGGTGGGAGCCGAGGACACGCGAGGCTACGCCGTGCCGGGCTGAGCGCGGCTGATGTCCCCTTGCCTAGGCACTTCCAGCAGCGGCACCGGCTGGTGCTGGAGCTCCTGCCTGAGATGGTTTTCCTCCTGGCGCTCTTCGGCTACCTCGTCTTCCTCATCTTCTACAAGTGGGTCAAGTTCAGCGCTGCCGACTCCCTGGTGGCCCCCAGCATCCTCATCCACTTCATCGACATGTTCCTCTTCACCTCCAACGCCGGCAACCTCCCGCTCTACCGGGGACAGGTAGCACCCCGCCGAGATGGGGGGCACCCACCCGGGGACCCTTCTTTTtgcccaggctgggagcagcgggGAGCCCTGCGGGGGACGGCGCGGTGGGGATGGGGTCCCCCCTGCGTCACGAGCGGGGTCGTTCTCAGCTTGGGGACCCTGAAACGGTGCCCCTGTGCCGCAGGTGCCGGTGCAGACCGTGTTGGTAGCGCTGGCGCTGGCGTCGGTGCCCGTCCTGCTCCTGGGGACACCGCTCTACCTGTGCTGCCGGCGACGTGCGTCGAGGACAAGCCGTCCTGCGGTGAGGCTGGGGTCACGGCAGGGGGGCTCCGGCGGGGGGGTGCAGCGGGGTCTCACCGCCGGTGCCGTCCCGTGCAGCCGGTGGCCGCGGCGGAGCAGGAGCCACtgctggaggggcaggaggcCGGCAACTCCGTCAACGCCACCAAGGAGGACGTGGAGAGCGGGGGGCCCAGCCCCGACGCCGAGGTGAGGGGCACCGGCCCAGCGCGTTcaggtggtggggtgggggtggccgTTCCCCCTGCCGACATTGCGTGTCCCCTCCGTCCCTGCAGCACTCGGACTTCGCTGAGATCTTCATGCACCAGGCGATCCACACCATCGAGTACTGCCTGGGCTGCGTCTCCAACACCGCGTCCTACCTGCGGCTCTGGGCACTCAGCCTGGCCCACGCCCGTGAGTCCCCCGGCCCTCCGTGtgcgtgtgtgtccccccccgggcCTGGGCAGAGCCTCACCCCCTCCGCCCGTCCCTGTCCCACCCTCCCAGAGCTGTCGGAGGTCCTGTGGACCATGGTGATGCGCAACGGCTTCGTGCGGCTGAGCTACGCGGGTGGCGTGGTGCTGGTGCCCGTCTTCGCCGCCTTCGCCGTGCTGACCGTGGCCATCCTGCTGGTGATGGAAGGGCTCTCCGCCTTCCTCCACGCCCTGCGCCTGCACTGGtgagcccggccccggggggtgCCGGTGGGACGGGGTGACTGACCCCCCCTCACCGTGCCGCCCCTCACCGGCCCCTCTCCGCGGCAGGGTGGAGTTTCAGAATAAGTTTTACGTGGGCGCCGGATACAAGCTGTGCCCCTTCGCCTTCGCGCCCGACGCATGGGAGTAGCCGCGCCGCGTGGATGCCAGTGGGCTCGGAGCATCGGCTGGACCCAACCCCCGCCTGCGGGGAGCTTGGCTGGGGGTTGCCGGGGAGCAGGGttcccccccaaacccccagggcCGGGGGGTAGCGGGGGTCCGGCTGCAGCATCCTCCCCGTCTCCTTGGCAGCGAATAAAGCCGTCCCCGTGGCTCGTCCCCAGCTCTGCGTCTCCATCCCCTCTGCCGCGGGCTGGGtagggggtcccggggggtggCCCCCCATCACTGCTGCCCGTAGCCAAAGGTGGGGGCCGCGGCGGTGCCGTAGGTGCCGAGCGGGGGGAAGGCGGGCAGGGGGTAGGGCAGGGTGCGGGGCTTGGCCCCCACAAAGACAGCGGGGGGGCAGGCGAGGGGCTGGAAGGGGGGTGCGGGCAGCTCGGGGAAGCCGGGGGAGCCGCTGACGGGGCCGGTTGTGGGGGTGCGGTGGCAGCCAGCGCCCCATGGCTGCGGGGAGCCCCTGGGGGGAGCGACAGCAACGGGGGgtcagccccccccccagcccccctacctttctcctgtttctcggggcgggagggcagcgCGGTGGCCTGGGCGCGGGGCATTGCACCCAGCAGGGACCCTGCCGGCACCCCGCACCTGCAAGAGAGatgggggggctcagggggggTGGCGCGGAGCCCCTCATCGTGGCATTGGGGCAGCGTAGGGGGGGCTTTACCACGTCTCGGGGTCACCGTCCCGAAAGCCCTTGGCGAAGGGGTTGCTGGCGATCTTCAGCTGGGTGATCTGCGGAGGGGAGCGGGGtcagggggtccctgggggacgccccgctgtccccccgcCCTGGGGCTCACCCGGTGGTTCTGGTACGCCGTCACCGCCATGAACTGGGTCTCGGGGAAGCTGAAGGACTTGAAGTTCTGGTGGGCGAAGCGCTCGCTGTCCCGTCGCGGGTCCACGAAGACCACGTGGAAGCGGGGCTGGTAGCGGTGCATGGAGTTGAGGATGATCTGCGacggggggagaggggaggtggGCAGGACCCCCCGGGCAGGGGTGCatcctgtgtcccccccatcGCCCACCCCGGGGCCAGGTCCTCACGTGGCCGTTGTCGTCCAGGAGGTTGTTGGTCAGCTTGAGCTTGTCGAAGGAGACGATCTGCCGCATCCACTGGGCACCCTTGGCCGGGGAGTCGGGGTGGAAGTGGAcgcggccgggggctgccgggtCGGCCCGTCCCGCCGccagccaggaggagctgtggaagGCGTacctgcggggcggggggctcagCACCGCCA encodes:
- the TCIRG1 gene encoding V-type proton ATPase 116 kDa subunit a 3 isoform X2, producing the protein MGALFRSEEIGLAQLFLHSAAAYSCVSELGERGLLEFRQLNPKVSAFQRRFVGEVRRCEEMEKTFTFLQQELRGAGRVLGPCPDSPRAPLAREALRVQEQSEQLAQELREVSHNRASLRGRLRELRQYLHVLREGQRFTSLPAPLGSPPRPRALSEREPILDPSLHQHLDRKINFVAGVIHPWRVSAFERLLWRACRGYLVASFVEMPEPMEDPATGESITWVIFLISYWGEQIGQKIRKISDCFHCHVYPYPESEASRADTMSGLHSQIQDLSVVLEETEQYLAQVLDKVVLALPTWRVQIQKMKAIYLILNQCSFDVTEKCLIAEVWCPVRDLTQVQEALRQGSYKSGSSVECFVQRIPTSESPPTLIRTNKFTAGFQSIVDAYGVASYQEVNPAPYAIITFPFIFAIMFGDVGHGLLMFLFALWMVLYENSPSLQQASNEIWLTFFEGRYLILLMGAFSIYTGFIYNECFSKATVIFPSAWSVATMANHSSWSSDYLATHPSLTLDPNVTGVFQGPYPFGIDPIWSLATNHLNFLNSFKMKMSVVLGIVHMGFGVLLGVFNHVHFQQRHRLVLELLPEMVFLLALFGYLVFLIFYKWVKFSAADSLVAPSILIHFIDMFLFTSNAGNLPLYRGQVPVQTVLVALALASVPVLLLGTPLYLCCRRRASRTSRPAPVAAAEQEPLLEGQEAGNSVNATKEDVESGGPSPDAEHSDFAEIFMHQAIHTIEYCLGCVSNTASYLRLWALSLAHAQLSEVLWTMVMRNGFVRLSYAGGVVLVPVFAAFAVLTVAILLVMEGLSAFLHALRLHWVEFQNKFYVGAGYKLCPFAFAPDAWE
- the TCIRG1 gene encoding V-type proton ATPase 116 kDa subunit a 3 isoform X1, with translation MEKTFTFLQQELRGAGRVLGPCPDSPRAPLAREALRVQEQSEQLAQELREVSHNRASLRGRLRELRQYLHVLREGQRFTSLPAPLGSPPRPRALSEREPILDPSLHQHLDRKINFVAGVIHPWRVSAFERLLWRACRGYLVASFVEMPEPMEDPATGESITWVIFLISYWGEQIGQKIRKISDCFHCHVYPYPESEASRADTMSGLHSQIQDLSVVLEETEQYLAQVLDKVVLALPTWRVQIQKMKAIYLILNQCSFDVTEKCLIAEVWCPVRDLTQVQEALRQGSYKSGSSVECFVQRIPTSESPPTLIRTNKFTAGFQSIVDAYGVASYQEVNPAPYAIITFPFIFAIMFGDVGHGLLMFLFALWMVLYENSPSLQQASNEIWLTFFEGRYLILLMGAFSIYTGFIYNECFSKATVIFPSAWSVATMANHSSWSSDYLATHPSLTLDPNVTGVFQGPYPFGIDPIWSLATNHLNFLNSFKMKMSVVLGIVHMGFGVLLGVFNHVHFQQRHRLVLELLPEMVFLLALFGYLVFLIFYKWVKFSAADSLVAPSILIHFIDMFLFTSNAGNLPLYRGQVPVQTVLVALALASVPVLLLGTPLYLCCRRRASRTSRPAPVAAAEQEPLLEGQEAGNSVNATKEDVESGGPSPDAEHSDFAEIFMHQAIHTIEYCLGCVSNTASYLRLWALSLAHAQLSEVLWTMVMRNGFVRLSYAGGVVLVPVFAAFAVLTVAILLVMEGLSAFLHALRLHWVEFQNKFYVGAGYKLCPFAFAPDAWE
- the TBX10 gene encoding LOW QUALITY PROTEIN: T-box transcription factor TBX10 (The sequence of the model RefSeq protein was modified relative to this genomic sequence to represent the inferred CDS: deleted 2 bases in 1 codon), yielding MHPSPLRHRLVPIHLPLSGRCVTRRGQENPNTAVPPSPGYPEIRLGTSGRPSGPRATARLPSIIIASRREGRSGKGGRAPAPDNHCSSSPCVSTPKLGHKTPGRLRGQSRAGAVLGGGFAGVLTTAVPGDGATDASCPPAVPMAAFLGGPGEGSPCGPGPGWAGEGLGAGGKNRRVCHAAARLEMGSLWEEFNRLGTEMIVTKAGRRMFPTFQVKLSGLDPLADYVLLMDFVPLDDKRYRYAFHSSSWLAAGRADPAAPGRVHFHPDSPAKGAQWMRQIVSFDKLKLTNNLLDDNGHIILNSMHRYQPRFHVVFVDPRRDSERFAHQNFKSFSFPETQFMAVTAYQNHRITQLKIASNPFAKGFRDGDPETWCGVPAGSLLGAMPRAQATALPSRPEKQEKGRGAGGGADPPLLSLPPGAPRSHGALAATAPPQPAPSAAPPASPLPAPPFQPLACPPAVFVGAKPRTLPYPLPAFPPLGTYGTAAAPTFGYGQQ